From Pseudochaenichthys georgianus chromosome 15, fPseGeo1.2, whole genome shotgun sequence:
GTGTTCCATCCTCTCAATGTCCTTTTCTGTGCATCGTTGCAGCTTCTTAAAGCTGTCTTTCTTCTTAAGTCTCTCATCGAATGATGCAGCCACTATTGCTGGGTACTGTTCCACAAATCTCTCGACCATCATGTAAGAGCTGTTCCAGCGGGTTTTGCAATCCAGGATTAGGTTGTGAGATGGTCTGTCCAGCGCTTTCTGTTTCTCCTTTAGCACAATCTTGCCAACATATGAGTTGCGGAAAAATATGATGGGAGGTCTGATGACAGCTAGCATTGTGCCTACAGTTGGCACATTCATGGCCTTCTGTGTGGAAAGATTCAGAGTGTGGGCAAAACATCCTAGAGACAGTGGAATCCCTGCACTGGTAGTAGCATTGACCATGGCTTTTGCATTGTCAGTGGTCATTACCTCTACTTTGCCCTTGAGGCTGAAGTCTTCCAAACACTGTCCAATCTCGGCCGCGATGTTGTCCCCTGTCTGGGAAACTTCTGCCTTCAATGTTTGTAGGACTCTTACTTTCATCTCCCAGCCTTTCATGTAGTGGACAGTCAGTGTTAAGTAATGGTCAGCCACCCTAGATGTCCAACCATCTCCAGTCAAGGCCGCGTACTCCACCTCTTGCAGCTCAGTCTTGAGATTGAGAAGGGCTGCTTCGTACATCTCGGGGAGGAACCTCTCTGATACTTCTCCACGACTTGGGACTTTGTAGGATGTGTTCAGCTCGCTTAGGAATGCCCGAAAGTATGTGTCTTCCACGATGGAGAATGGGCGCAGTGATTTTACAATGTAATGACACAATCTGCCGGTTATCTTATGCTGTTTCTCTGCAGGCATCTTGGTAAGCTTTGCCAAGGTGAAAGGCGTTACAGTAGTACTAGTGCTGGCCACAGTGGAAGTGGAACTTGACGGTAATGAATCTAGTGATGGTAAGGCAGGTGTCCCAGTAGTGGCAGTGTGGGACGCAGGTGGGGGCTGTGGGGCACGTGGAGGTTGGGCCTGGGCTGAAAGCAAAATAAAATTGATTAACCAATTGAACCAAAGCATAGTCCTACTTTCTCAGGGTTACTGTGTAAATAATAAAGGAAATAAGCAatctttaatatattattacttGTTTATTAGTTATCTTGCCAGGTGATCATGCAAAATAAATAAGACTATCATAGATTTCATAATACCTATCGTTGCAAACTTgccatgatttaaaaaaaatgttgtatttaagaatcagttgataatactaatatataatatatatatatacatatatatatatatatatatatatatataataataaaagatgACGCTGAATAAACGCCCTAGTCGGCTAGTCGGACCGATGCTACTACTAGTATGTAataggatagagggtgtcgtttttctcatactgatattctgaacaatctgtgctgttgtatttgctgtaaagtgtctctactgtaggctatttttattttatgtacagcactttggctcgaccaaaaatcgtttataaatgtgctatataaataaaacttgatttgatttagtATATCTTGCTATAATGCTAAGAATGCCTATTTCCTGAACTGAAAATCCTCCAAAAAGTATTGTTCAGCTTACCTCGATCGTTGTTATTTTGGTCGCCAAACATCGCCGCCAATGTGGCTGAGGCCGCATGTGGAGTTGTTTCAATGTTGTGGTTTCTCCTCAAGTGCCTCGCTATGTTCGATGTTCCCCCAGCGCACTTGATCACGTTCCCGCACAGGTTACACTTCGCAGTATCTAGCGGCAGTTTCGTCACATGGTCCCACACCTTACTGGATTTAAAGCACCGCGGCATTGTGTTTAGGAGTTAGCTTAGCTACACTACCATATATGGCAACCAGTATCCCACGCTGTCAGTAAGCTACACTACCAAATATGGCAACTAGC
This genomic window contains:
- the LOC117459773 gene encoding E3 SUMO-protein ligase ZBED1-like — protein: MPRCFKSSKVWDHVTKLPLDTAKCNLCGNVIKCAGGTSNIARHLRRNHNIETTPHAASATLAAMFGDQNNNDRAQAQPPRAPQPPPASHTATTGTPALPSLDSLPSSSTSTVASTSTTVTPFTLAKLTKMPAEKQHKITGRLCHYIVKSLRPFSIVEDTYFRAFLSELNTSYKVPSRGEVSERFLPEMYEAALLNLKTELQEVEYAALTGDGWTSRVADHYLTLTVHYMKGWEMKVRVLQTLKAEVSQTGDNIAAEIGQCLEDFSLKGKVEVMTTDNAKAMVNATTSAGIPLSLGCFAHTLNLSTQKAMNVPTVGTMLAVIRPPIIFFRNSYVGKIVLKEKQKALDRPSHNLILDCKTRWNSSYMMVERFVEQYPAIVAASFDERLKKKDSFKKLQRCTEKDIERMEHFLEVMKLPYMITVAMSSEKRPTSGQVLPMIDKLEVHLAVKEEDEKFIKDIKSAIRNDLSTRYQDNARREFLQEATALDPRFKGSPVVTVDVWDRITNKIEVAQAQVQVKKEAEEGGAMPQLPLQVKQDGLRDTDTPPPAKKAKLTAMEEIFQDEDDVMVNHVEPPLPVQLRIQHEILKFKCMPKLKSTDDIIAFWGGKSDELPLLSKLARKYLIVPGTSVPSERVFSTAGDIVSAERATLHPDNVNMLLFLNKNT